In Psychrilyobacter piezotolerans, the following proteins share a genomic window:
- the lptB gene encoding LPS export ABC transporter ATP-binding protein: MKSIIAQDLCKSYKKRRVVNKISLEVHKGEIVGLLGPNGAGKTTTFYMITGIVKPESGKVFFNEQDITDYPMYKRANMGIGYLAQEPSIFRDLSVEDNILAILEMRKIKKEERIKIKDDLLEEFKLTHVEKSMGYSLSGGERRRVEIARTIANNPDFILLDEPFAGVDPIAVEDIQEIIRYLKKRGLGILITDHSVRETLGITDRAYVMAQGELLISGSPEEIANDERARKIYLGEGFKLD, encoded by the coding sequence TTGAAGAGTATAATTGCTCAGGATCTGTGTAAAAGCTATAAGAAAAGAAGAGTTGTAAATAAAATAAGTTTAGAAGTACATAAGGGTGAGATAGTTGGGCTTTTAGGACCTAATGGAGCAGGAAAAACTACTACTTTTTATATGATCACAGGGATAGTAAAACCTGAATCTGGAAAAGTTTTTTTCAATGAACAGGATATAACTGATTATCCTATGTATAAAAGAGCCAATATGGGAATTGGATATCTGGCCCAGGAACCATCTATATTTAGAGACCTCAGTGTAGAGGACAATATCCTGGCTATCTTAGAGATGAGAAAGATAAAGAAAGAAGAAAGAATTAAGATAAAAGATGATCTGTTGGAAGAGTTTAAACTTACCCATGTGGAAAAATCCATGGGGTATTCCCTCTCTGGAGGAGAAAGAAGGAGGGTTGAGATAGCCAGAACAATAGCTAACAACCCGGATTTTATTCTGTTGGATGAACCCTTTGCAGGGGTAGATCCGATAGCTGTAGAGGATATCCAGGAGATTATAAGGTATCTGAAAAAAAGAGGACTGGGTATCTTGATCACAGACCACAGTGTGAGGGAAACACTGGGAATCACCGACAGGGCCTATGTAATGGCTCAGGGGGAACTCCTGATAAGCGGGTCACCGGAAGAGATAGCCAACGACGAAAGAGCAAGAAAGATCTATTTGGGAGAGGGGTTTAAATTAGATTAG